GACTGGGTCAGCCCGCTGGTGGGCTCGTCGAGCAACAGGACAGGCGTCTCGAAACCCCTCAGGTGCGCCATGTACAACGCCTTGGCGATCTCCACGAGCTGCTTCTCGGCCATGGAGAGGTCACCGACCCGGCGGCGCGGCTCGATGTCGGTCAGCGCGATGGACGCCAAGAACTCCGCCACCCGCGTGCGGGCCACGCTGGGCAGTAGGAAACCTGCCCGGCGCACGTACCGCTCCGACCCGAGGGTGATGTTCTCGGCGACGGTGAGGTTGTCGATGACCGACAGTTCCTGGTAGATCCGGAACACCCCGGTGGCGGTGGCGTCTCCGTAACCCCGGGGGGCGTAGGAACGGCCGCAGATCCGCATCTGGCCCGTGTCGGGGGCGAAGACCCCCGACAGCAGGTTCAGCAGGGTCGACTTGCCCGCCCCGTTGTGACCGGCCAACCCGAGGACCTGGCCCACCTGGAGGCTGAAGGAGATACCACTGAGGGCGGGCACCCCGTTGAACGACTTTCCCAGCCCCTCGACCTCCAGGAGCGGGGGTTCGGCCGACGGCATCAGGCGTCGTAGCTGATGCCGAACACGGTCTTGCCCGTGCTCGTCAGCTTGATCGCCGCTGCGTAGGGGTTCTTCCTGACGTGCTGCTGGTACTCGGCCCCGATCGACTGGACCTTGCCAGCGTCCAAAGACTTCTGCAGGGCGTCGGGGAAGGAGTAGTCCGCGGGTTTGGGGGCCTTCAGATCCTGCTCGAAGAACGGGACCGGGTCGATGGGCGCGATGGCGACCTGCGAGTCCCAGGCGTCTGGGTTCAAATGGCGCGACATCGCCTTCCAGTCGAAGCCGGTCGACCCTTGGTTGGTGATCCGCTTGTACTCCTTCGCAGCATCCGGCGTGTCGATCACCAGGGAGTCCTGGAAGATCATCTCCTCGACCGGGTCGTGAGGCACGCCGTTCATGGCGTCGTAGTTGCGGACCACGCCGTAACCGCCCAGCCAGATGCCGAAGATCGATTGGCAGGCCACCACATTCGGGCCCGAGATCAGCTTGTCGAGCATGACGGCGATCTCGTCGGTGCCGCCGACCTTGATGTGCGTGTTGCCGGCCTCCTCCAGCACCGACACCGCACCCAGCGCGGAGGAGGAGTTGTGCGATATGATGGCGTCGATGTTGTCGTACTTCGACATCCACGCCTGGACCACCGGCCGGGTGTCCTGGCCGTTCTCGTTGCCGTTCTGCCGGTCGAGCACCTTGATGCCTGGGTAGGCGGCGACGGCCTGGTCGAATCCGCTCTCGCGCAGCAGGCTGGTTCGGTTCGTGGGGGCGCCCTGCAGGTACAGGACGTTGCCGGAGCCCCCGATGGCCTCGAAGACCGCCTCGCTCATCGCCTTCTGCCCCAGCACCTCGCGGGGGGTGAAGAGCGTGACGTAATCGTTGCCGTAGATCGTCTCGGCGGGCACCATCCACGCCGTGGCGGCGAAGGCCGTCACCAGCTTGATGTCCTGCCCGGACAGACTCTGCCCCATCTGGCGGACGGCGTCGTTGTTGATGGGGAACGTGACGACCTGGCCGACGCCGGCGGTGCTGGCCGAGCGCAGCTGCTCGATCTGGGTGGCCGAGGACCCGTTGTAGCTCTGCATGCGGTAGGTGAGTCCCAGCGCCTCGGCCGCCTCGGAGCCACCGGCCTGCCACAGGGTGAAGTACTCGTTGGTGGTGGTGGGCACCGAGGCCAGGACGACCTTGGCGTCCCCGGCGGGTGCGCCTCCGGCGGTGCCGCTGCCGGCCGGGTCGCTGCAGCTGGCCAGCGCCACCCCCGCGGGCAGGCTCAGGGCGCCCAGGCCCATCCCCTTCAGGAGGGAGCGGCGCGGCACCCCGCCGGAACCGGACGCGCTGCAGGAGGCCTGACCGGATTTGCGAAGACTCGTCATTGAAGTTCCTCTATATCGGTGGGCGGATGACGGCGGGCCGGGGAGGGCTAGTTCGTCGTGGTGCGGACCAGCGCCTGCAGATCCTGGAAGCTGCCCGAGAGCTGGGAGTAGACCTTCTTGTACAGCTGGAAGTACTCGGCGTAGAGGGCGTGCGTCTGCGGGTCGGGTTCGAGGTGCTCGATGTAGACGGCCCCCCGCCGGGCGACGGAGAAGTCGGGGAAGACGCCGGTGCCCACCCCGGCCAGGATCGCGTTCCCCAGGGGGGCGCCCGTCCGGTTCTTCACCAGCGCCGTCGGCACGCCGAACACGTCGGTGATGATGCGCCGCCAGACCTCGCTCTTGGCCCCGCCCTCGTTGAAGATCAGCGGGTGGTTCATGCTCAGGCCGCTGCGGGTCAGGACGGTGAGGGAGTCCAAGAGGGCGTAGGCGACCCCCTCCAGGAAAGCCCGGAAGATGTGCCCGCGCTCGTGGTGCAGCGACAACCCGAACACGACACCGCGGGCCGCGGTGTCCCAGATCGGGGAGCGCTCCCCCATCAGGTAGGGCAGCACGATGAGGCCCTCGCTGCCCGGCGGGATGTCCCGGGCCTGGAGGGTGATCACGTCGTAGGAGCTGACGTGCAACTGCCGCGCGACGTCGACCTCGGTGGCTGCGAAGGTGTCGCGCAGGAAGCGCAGGGCCTGTCCCCCCGTGGTGGTGACGGCGACCGCGGAGTAGGTGTCCTGCGGCGAGGTCGTGTAGGGGATGTTGACCATGCGCAACCCGTCGGGCGAGGACAGGTAGTCGACGTTGCGGTGCACGACTCCCAGCACCCCGCTGGTGCCTAGGTTCAGCTGCATGTCGCCGGGTTCGACGGCCCCGCCGGCGATCCAGCCGGCATTGCAGTCGACCTGACCGGCGACCACGACCGTCCCCGGGTGCAGCCCCGTCGCGGCCGCCGCCGCCGCGGTGACGGACCCGACGACGTCCGTGGGGTCGTGGACGTCCGGCAGGAACTGGGGATCGATGTCGAGCTTGTTGAGGATGTCGTGGCGGAAGGTACCGCCCCGGATGTCGTAGGCGACGCCGTAGAACACCGCCGAACTGCGGTTCACCACGAACTGCCTGGTCAGGCGGGAGACGATGAACCCCTCGATCGTCAGCGCCTTGTGCACTCGGCGATAGGTGTCGGGACGGTTGCGCTGGAACCAGAACAGATTCACGAGGCTGGGGTGGTCCTCGATGCGGTTGGCGGTGACCGCGTCGAGCGTGGGCTCGCCGATGAGATCGCGGATGATGTCGACCTCGGCGGTGGCACGGCGGTCCATGAGGTTCAGCGCCGGGGCCACGGGGTCGCCGTGTGTGTCGACGAGGACCATGGAGGGCACGGCGCTGGACACGCCCACCCCGGCGATGTCCTGGGGCAGGCAGGAGGCCTCCCGCAGGACCTGCTCGGTGAGTTCGCAGGTGACGCGCCAGTACGTCTCCGGGTCGTGCTCGGACCAACCCGGGTGGGGGTGCTGGATCGCGTATTCGCGGAAGGCGTAGCTCAGCACCTTGCCCTGGTCGTCGATGACACAGGCCTTGGCACCGCCGGTGCCGAAGTCCATGCCGAGCAGGTGTGGGGCTGCCATGAGGCTCTCCTCATCGAGTGCGTGGTGGCACGTGGGTGGAACAGCTGTCGGGTGCCTGGCGTTGCCCGGGCGCCGCCGGCCGGTCTGGGCGGCGGCGACGTCGGGCTGTGGGCCCGGCAGCTCCGCCGGGTGGTGCGCTGGCCGCCGTGACGCGCGGACGTGACGTGACGACGGCGGCCGCCCCGCCGGACCATCGAGAGGGCACCGGGCCCCCCTCACGTCCGGCGATTCCTCCTCAGGAAGGGACGTCGTCGCCGGCTTCGCCGACGTAGGCGATGACGGTACCCGATTCGACCTCGCTGCCGGCGGGGAACACCTGTTTGAGCAGAACCCCTTCGGCGACGCTCTCGACCTCGAGCTCGGTCTTGTCGGTCTCGACGCTCAGCAACGGGTCGCCCATCTCGACCGACGCGCCCTCCTCGACCAGCCAGGCGGCGATGGTGCCGCCGCTGACGGTCTGTCCCAACTCCGGCATGATGATCGCCTCGGCCATGATGCGGTTCCTCTCCTCGGTGCGACGAATCGGGTTCAGCGGTCGGCGAGGACCGAGCGGACGGCCTGGGCCAGGTCGTCCCGGCTGGGCAGGACCGCCGATTCCAGCCACGGTGCGAAGGGCATCGGGACGTCCTTGCTGGCCACTCGGCGGACCGGGGCGGCGAGGTGCCCGTGCAGCTCCTCGCTGACGCGGGCCGCGACCTCGGCGCCCCAGCCGCCGGTGCGGTGCGCTTCGTGGGCGATGACCAGCCGCCGGGTCCGGGTCACGCTCTCCAGCAGCGAGTCCCAGTCGAAGGGGGACAACCACACGGGGTCGATGACCTCGACGCTGATCCCCTCCTCCGCCAGCTCCTCCGCCAGGCTCAGCGCCGCGTAGAGCTGCGTGAAGGTCGCCAGCACCGTGACGTCGCTGCCCGGCCGGCGCAACCGGGCCTGGCCGACCTCGACGGCGTAGTCTCCCTCGGGCACGAACGCCCGGGTGTCGATCGACCCCGCTTCCTGCCGCTTCTTGGAGCCGTAGAGCAGCTTGTGCTCGAAGACCAGCACCGGGTCGGGGTCGCGCAGCGCTGCCTTGAT
This Kineococcus aurantiacus DNA region includes the following protein-coding sequences:
- a CDS encoding biotin/lipoyl-containing protein, producing MAEAIIMPELGQTVSGGTIAAWLVEEGASVEMGDPLLSVETDKTELEVESVAEGVLLKQVFPAGSEVESGTVIAYVGEAGDDVPS
- a CDS encoding sugar ABC transporter substrate-binding protein, encoding MTSLRKSGQASCSASGSGGVPRRSLLKGMGLGALSLPAGVALASCSDPAGSGTAGGAPAGDAKVVLASVPTTTNEYFTLWQAGGSEAAEALGLTYRMQSYNGSSATQIEQLRSASTAGVGQVVTFPINNDAVRQMGQSLSGQDIKLVTAFAATAWMVPAETIYGNDYVTLFTPREVLGQKAMSEAVFEAIGGSGNVLYLQGAPTNRTSLLRESGFDQAVAAYPGIKVLDRQNGNENGQDTRPVVQAWMSKYDNIDAIISHNSSSALGAVSVLEEAGNTHIKVGGTDEIAVMLDKLISGPNVVACQSIFGIWLGGYGVVRNYDAMNGVPHDPVEEMIFQDSLVIDTPDAAKEYKRITNQGSTGFDWKAMSRHLNPDAWDSQVAIAPIDPVPFFEQDLKAPKPADYSFPDALQKSLDAGKVQSIGAEYQQHVRKNPYAAAIKLTSTGKTVFGISYDA
- a CDS encoding FGGY-family carbohydrate kinase — encoded protein: MAAPHLLGMDFGTGGAKACVIDDQGKVLSYAFREYAIQHPHPGWSEHDPETYWRVTCELTEQVLREASCLPQDIAGVGVSSAVPSMVLVDTHGDPVAPALNLMDRRATAEVDIIRDLIGEPTLDAVTANRIEDHPSLVNLFWFQRNRPDTYRRVHKALTIEGFIVSRLTRQFVVNRSSAVFYGVAYDIRGGTFRHDILNKLDIDPQFLPDVHDPTDVVGSVTAAAAAATGLHPGTVVVAGQVDCNAGWIAGGAVEPGDMQLNLGTSGVLGVVHRNVDYLSSPDGLRMVNIPYTTSPQDTYSAVAVTTTGGQALRFLRDTFAATEVDVARQLHVSSYDVITLQARDIPPGSEGLIVLPYLMGERSPIWDTAARGVVFGLSLHHERGHIFRAFLEGVAYALLDSLTVLTRSGLSMNHPLIFNEGGAKSEVWRRIITDVFGVPTALVKNRTGAPLGNAILAGVGTGVFPDFSVARRGAVYIEHLEPDPQTHALYAEYFQLYKKVYSQLSGSFQDLQALVRTTTN